Proteins from one Ranitomeya variabilis isolate aRanVar5 chromosome 1, aRanVar5.hap1, whole genome shotgun sequence genomic window:
- the LRRTM1 gene encoding leucine-rich repeat transmembrane neuronal protein 1: protein MTCILFQYDVDIGDDFNGHSGGTSETRLLMDFLLLGLCLNWMLRKPPGLILCALGIVLRMLPLVNSGCPRVCRCEGRFLYCESQNVTELPGNLSGVMGLSLRYNSLGELQDGQFTGLMQLTWLYLDHNLIDTVEVNAFQKLRRVKELTLSSNKIAHLANHTFRPLPNLRSMDLSNNNLQGLAPDLFHGLRKLTSLQLRYNAIKFVPVRIFQDCRSLEFLDLGYNQLKSLARNSFAGLFKLSELHLEHNDLVKVNLAHFPRLLSLHSLFMRKNKVTIVVNSLDWVWKLTKMDLSGNEIEYMEPHVFESVPHLESLHLDSNRLTYIDSRILNSWKSLTSITLAGNSWDCGRNVCSLASWLSNFKGRYDGNMLCTTPEYAQGEDVLDAVYAFHLCEDPANPTSANAIATALNNSATITTTIYDVQDTEGEKTTDNLMATLPSEHPENTVQIHKVVTGTMALIFSFLIVVLMLYVSWKCFPASLRQLRQCFVTQRRKQKQKQTMHQMASMSAQEYYVDYKPNHIEGALVIINEYGSCSCHQQPARECEV, encoded by the coding sequence ATGACATGTATTTTATTCCAATATGATGTAGACATTGGCGACGATTTCAATGGACATTCTGGAGGAACTTCGGAAACGCGTTTGCTAATGGATTTCCTTCTCCTTGGTCTCTGTTTAAACTGGATGTTGAGAAAGCCCCCGGGGTTAATACTGTGCGCGCTGGGCATAGTCCTTAGGATGCTTCCCCTGGTGAATAGTGGCTGTCCACGCGTGTGTCGCTGCGAGGGCAGGTTTCTGTACTGCGAGTCGCAGAACGTCACCGAGCTGCCTGGCAATCTGTCGGGGGTGATGGGCTTGTCGCTGCGATACAACAGCCTGGGCGAGCTGCAGGATGGACAGTTCACGGGGTTAATGCAGCTCACCTGGCTCTACCTGGACCACAACCTCATAGACACAGTGGAGGTCAACGCCTTCCAAAAACTGCGTCGGGTCAAAGAACTCACCCTCAGTTCTAATAAAATAGCCCATCTGGCCAACCACACCTTCCGACCCTTGCCAAATCTACGCAGTATGGACCTGTCCAACAACAACCTCCAAGGCTTGGCACCGGATCTGTTCCATGGCTTGCGCAAACTGACCAGTCTCCAGCTGAGATACAACGCCATCAAGTTCGTGCCAGTGAGGATCTTCCAGGACTGTCGCAGTCTGGAGTTCCTAGATTTGGGATACAATCAGCTGAAGAGCTTGGCCAGGAACTCTTTTGCAGGCTTGTTCAAGCTCTCCGAGCTCCACCTGGAGCACAATGACTTGGTCAAGGTGAATTTAGCCCATTTCCCCAGACTTCTCTCCTTACACTCCCTCTTCATGAGGAAGAACAAAGTGACTATTGTAGTTAACTCTTTGGACTGGGTGTGGAAATTAACAAAGATGGATCTCTCTGGCAACGAGATCGAGTACATGGAACCTCATGTTTTTGAAAGTGTTCCTCACCTGGAATCCCTCCATCTAGATTCCAACCGCCtcacctacattgattctagaatcCTCAACTCTTGGAAGTCTCTGACCAGCATCACCCTGGCTGGGAACAGCTGGGACTGTGGAAGGAATGTGTGCTCCTTGGCCTCCTGGCTGAGCAACTTCAAGGGTAGGTATGATGGCAACATGCTATGTACCACCCCTGAGTACGCACAAGGAGAGGATGTTCTGGATGCGGTCTATGCTTTCCACCTATGTGAGGACCCAGCAAATCCCACCAGTGCTAATGCCATTGCTACAGCTTTGAACAACAgtgccaccatcaccaccaccatctatGATGTCCAGGATACAGAAGGGGAAAAGACTACAGACAACCTCATGGCCACCTTGCCCAGTGAGCACCCTGAGAACACTGTCCAGATCCATAAGGTGGTCACAGGGACCATGGCATTGATCTTCTCCTTCCTCATTGTGGTTTTGATGTTGTATGTTTCTTGGAAGTGCTTTCCTGCCAGCCTGAGACAGTTGAGGCAGTGCTTTGTGACACAACGAAGGAAGCAAAAGCAAAAACAGACCATGCATCAAATGGCTTCAATGTCTGCCCAGGAATACTATGTTGATTACAAACCCAACCACATCGAAGGAGCTTTGGTCATCATTAACGAATATGGGTCTTGTTCCTGCCACCAGCAGCCGGCCAGGGAGTGTGAGGTGTGA